One window of the Dreissena polymorpha isolate Duluth1 chromosome 5, UMN_Dpol_1.0, whole genome shotgun sequence genome contains the following:
- the LOC127881163 gene encoding uncharacterized protein LOC127881163 isoform X1: MDSGHAVSWIILSPLAIVTDVLAIVVITHYFPFYHGTDVTLISVLTAMLGNAMFVVPVPAVRTLLGTPWSPALCQMYTWCALTFRAAQVSSLLVMSINWSTLLKLSAQKKRYVSTKYLKVTVVFVWLSAAVFGLLPVIGVVQNDFYSYDTCKFLGFNLGLGFSLFFIVYIPLVLIVTLISSCDAVWLIKHMKKIVEVRDQAERGILPMRNGSMPLHVGGSQTGRRQRLKFAWELSHFSLIFTILSFLVNQIPYAMIQGTQLFSNTDRTAMEVVSIYLVALEALLAPHALWLLCQRYRHALSYQWNAYILRNKAIHEIEPEACVLQSYICREKDLASLLPSRPQSAAGRSMTGTIRSTKSEVIDRTHVNGNSRRSQMDIFHLHTMTPVLTRDSNGKVSSDVHVERPLSIYDERPIDVGGLDLQLVDPREYSSDVERPRNSRVDLQKQDVRRSASSISRQNWRDNLRKKQLPPIFINKGFDTSDKSPVDNRSKAGILERAANANRSANSNHFYMSSDYHPDYLTDSLPRKQFAKTMSCESEPGEPYRFEDIEEVLNSDNEAGDAALATSDQVTRNTQFTTFKGATLPNQNPGVREMTHMYGTFHDLSCPMRDNEEVEFDNDVIAIDEIDKGRDTVAIKVPTNVRYDKQYQTLASFKPDDNCEYIDGVKGHNNTFTDNKSFIRPFVSRYNTSGANATGDNCTISVTGNPSRSMTSAGYHPATSYGGDISVDDENLSSGSNASDASVTIQAYAGESRRRVWMDDYNEFQSDQGDLLMEDSTLQNSAGQVEKYDSKYPDAPHSELSTPVSSVFDDETDRGFEEALDMHVNSSPLLYGTIGRFFESIEEEPEDLASSGGSNPFTSSTSGDDFRTLAVVSRNSNSRTSSVTSTHSNTNPFSETNSHENTKIATYHSQQNDQQISEGVDFELGASGFASGQKREKHSRFSGQPDVVPVKANPWPSKSDSQQTSEDMAFESDFISASHVGNRKGISVAVSDSTWKATHGQSAAGGRLTLNQTPHMSAAKPASSKPVPMRVHSLDRPSPRPKRHPPMRGHSFELQPDVKPAFF, encoded by the exons ATGGATTCCGGTCACGCGGTCTCCTGGATCATTCTGTCCCCCTTGGCTATCGTCACAGATGTTCTGGCTATTGTTGTTATCACGCACTACTTCCCTTTCTACCACGGAACTGATGTTACACTAATCTCCGTGCTGACGGCCATGCTGGGGAACGCTATGTTCGTGGTGCCGGTCCCCGCCGTGCGGACGCTGCTCGGGACTCCGTGGTCTCCGGCCCTCTGTCAGATGTACACGTGGTGCGCGCTTACCTTCAGGGCGGCGCAGGTGTCCAGCCTGCTTGTGATGAGTATTAACTGGTCCACTTTACTCAAGTTGTCGGCGCAGAAGAAGAGATACGTGTCCACCAAGTACCTGAAGGTCACCGTCGTGTTTGTGTGGCTTTCTGCCGCTGTGTTCGGTCTCCTTCCGGTCATTGGCGTTGTTCAAAATGACTTTTATTCATACGATACATGTAAATTCCTTGGATTCAATCTGGGGTTAGGCTTTAGCCTGTTTTTCATCGTATACATTCCATTGGTGCTCATCGTGACATTAATCAGCAGTTGTGACGCAGTGTGGCTCATAAAGCACATGAAGAAAATTGTTGAGGTCCGTGATCAGGCGGAGCGCGGCATACTCCCCATGCGTAACGGAAGTATGCCCCTGCACGTGGGAGGCTCACAAACAGGACGGCGACAACGGCTCAAGTTTGCTTGGGAACTTAGTCATTTTTCGCTGATATTTACCATCTTGTCTTTCCTGGTGAACCAAATACCTTACGCT ATGATCCAAGGAACGCAACTCTTCAGTAACACGGATAGGACCGCTATGGAAGTTGTTTCCATTTACTTGGTGGCCTTGGAGGCCCTTCTGGCACCCCACGCGCTATGGTTGCTTTGCCAACGCTACCGACACGCCCTTTCGTACCAGTGGAACGCCTACATACTGCGAAACAAAGCTATTCACGAGATAG AGCCAGAGGCGTGTGTGCTTCAGTCATATATCTGCCGCGAAAAGGACCTAGCCTCCCTTCTGCCGTCTCGACCCCAGTCCGCCGCGGGTAGGAGTATGACGGGAACTATCAGGTCTACCAAGTCAGAGGTCATCGACCGAACGCACGTGAACGGGAACTCGCGCCGCTCCCAAATGGACATCTTCCATTTACACACCATGACCCCCGTGTTAACGCGAGACTCCAACGGGAAGGTGAGCAGCGATGTTCACGTGGAGCGACCGCTGTCCATATATGACGAGAGGCCAATAGACGTGGGAGGGCTTGACTTGCAGCTTGTGGACCCGCGAGAGTACAGTTCAGATGTGGAGCGACCTCGAAACTCACGAGTCGATCTTCAAAAACAGGACGTCCGGCGGTCAGCTAGCAGCATCTCGCGGCAAAACTGGAGAGACAATCTGAGGAAGAAGCAGTTACCCCCGATATTTATTAACAAAGGATTCGACACAAGCGACAAGTCACCCGTTGATAACCGCAGCAAAGCAGGTATATTGGAGAGGGCAGCGAATGCAAACAGAAGCGCGAACTCCAATCACTTCTACATGTCGAGCGACTATCACCCTGACTACTTGACGGACAGCCTTCCCCGTAAGCAGTTCGCTAAGACAATGTCATGTGAGAGCGAGCCCGGGGAGCCTTATCGGTTTGAGGATATCGAAGAAGTTCTCAACTCTGATAACGAAGCAGGCGACGCCGCGCTCGCAACCAGTGACCAAGTGACAAGGAATACTCAGTTTACAACGTTTAAAGGTGCAACGCTACCGAACCAAAACCCCGGTGTACGCGAGATGACACATATGTACGGTACATTCCATGATCTCAGTTGCCCCATGAGGGACAACGAGGAGGTCGAATTTGACAATGACGTTATTGCAATCGACGAAATTGACAAAGGCAGAGATACTGTGGCCATCAAGGTACCAACAAATGTCAGATACGATAAACAATATCAGACGTTAGCCAGCTTTAAACCAGATGATAATTGTGAATATATAGATGGAGTAAAGGGTCATAATAACACATTTACGGATAATAAGTCATTTATACGTCCGTTTGTAAGTAGATACAACACATCTGGGGCTAATGCAACCGGAGATAACTGCACGATTTCCGTTACAGGAAACCCATCCAGGTCAATGACGTCTGCAGGTTATCATCCAGCAACAAGTTACGGTGGTGACATTAGTGTAGACGACGAAAACCTTAGTTCCGGAAGTAACGCAAGTGACGCAAGTGTGACCATCCAGGCTTACGCAGGGGAATCCCGGCGCAGAGTCTGGATGGACGACTACAATGAGTTTCAGTCGGACCAGGGAGACCTGCTGATGGAGGATTCCACGCTACAAAACAGCGCCGGTCAGGTCGAGAAGTACGATTCCAAATATCCCGATGCTCCCCACAGCGAACTGTCCACGCCGGTGTCGTCTGTGTTTGACGACGAGACGGACCGCGGCTTCGAGGAGGCTCTGGACATGCACGTCAACTCGAGCCCGCTGTTGTATGGCACTATAGGCAGGTTCTTCGAATCTATAGAGGAGGAGCCGGAAGATCTAGCCAGTTCCGGTGGCTCGAATCCCTTTACTAGCAGCACCAGCGGGGACGACTTCCGGACACTGGCTGTGGTTTCCAGGAACTCGAACTCACGGACATCAAGCGTCACCAGCACGCACAGCAACACAAATCCATTTTCGGAAACCAATTCACATGAAAATACAAAGATTGCCACGTATCACTCGCAACAGAACGATCAACAAATTTCAGAAGGAGTGGACTTCGAACTTGGTGCCTCTGGGTTTGCATCCGGACAGAAAAGAGAAAAGCATAGTCGCTTTTCTGGGCAGCCGGATGTTGTCCCGGTCAAGGCAAACCCGTGGCCAAGTAAAAGTGATTCACAGCAGACCTCAGAGGACATGGCATTTGAATCAGATTTTATTTCAGCGAGTCACGTTGGAAATCGAAAGGGAATCTCTGTCGCTGTAAGTGATTCGACTTGGAAAGCGACACACGGACAGAGTGCAGCCGGCGGTCGCCTTACGCTTAATCAAACTCCACATATGTCAGCTGCCAAGCCTGCCAGCAGTAAGCCTGTCCCGATGAGGGTACATTCGTTGGATCGACCTTCACCCCGACCAAAGCGTCACCCGCCCATGCGCGGGCATTCCTTCGAATTGCAACCAGATGTAAAACCTGCATTTTTCTAA